The sequence TTAATGAAGCATTTTATGAAGCATTCAAGTACAACCGTCTTCACACATATTTCTGACCAATTTTACTTCAAATGCTTTACGCAATCGCTTATCCTATGTGTGCCTATATTGGCTCTTGGGCCCCACACTGCAAACATTCACTTGTGTCTAAAGCCCTAGTTATTACTCGGACCCGCGCAGCGCTGATTCGGGCTCCTGGCTACACGTCACGTGCAATAAGAGATTCCCATATGCTAGATATTGAATTATAGGCCTTTAAATTATATTACTTTTAAGATATTTGGATTGGGACTCGATTATTTTGGGAAGGTTGTATTTGCAAGTTAATTCGGAGGCTATTACAGTGTTAAGCCTATGTAAATACTAATATTGCATAATATATAGCCTaaaataattatacattttattatacgGTCATATTGACGGTCATATTAAGGGATTCGGTTAACCAAAAATATCGGCATACAAAAGTTGTTGAATAAGAGCGAGGACCAGCTACCCGCCTGATCCCGGGGCCTAGTGGACCCGAGCCCAGCGGTTATCAGCGGCTGGTTCCCGGGGTCTGGTCGACCCGGGCCCGCCACTGATCCGCGGCTGGTTCCTGGGGCCTGGTGAAACCGGCCCCGGCGGTGATCAGGGGCTGGTACCCGGGCCCTCGCGGACCCGGGCCCGGCGGACTGACGGTTATCAGGATGGTTATTCTGGTACGCTTGTGACTTTGAGAAATAAACTGCGACTGCTTAGATCGCTCTATTGAAGACAGATACATCCCCAATTAAAAGGGACGCCGGTTTCGTAGGTCTAGTGACAATTGGGCAACAATAAATATCTATTTGAACGATGATAAATGTTATGTTGGGCCAAAAATAGACACAAATATTGGGTTGGCGAATAATTATCCCTTGGTGGATTCGATTTGCTAAACAGATTCAAACACAAAGTTTATCTCAATCCTAATTGTACAGACTCATTAGGCTATGTGACACAATGCGTAGAACATTTTAATTGAgatttaaaatgcatcacatTGGCGCAAATTCGCGCCCGAACTTAAATCTTATGAAGGGAGGTTTTCCCTTACAGCTTACAACCACCGTCAGCAGAAGACTAACACCCTCCGTAGAAGACTAACACCGTCAGTAGAAGACTAACACCGTCAGCAGAAGACCACCACCGTCAGTATAAGACCGTCAGTAGAAGACCACCACCGTCAGTATAACACCGTAAGCAGAAGACCACCACCGTCAGTATAACACCGTCAGTAGAAGACCACCACCGTCAGTATAACACCGTCAGTATAACACCGTCAGTAGGAGACCGACAGTAGAAGACCACCCCCGTCAGTAAAGAGTCTATCTAGACACCACCGACTAGGGGACGCAGACAGTAGAGGTACAATAGGCTGTTGACCGCACGGTTCCAATGCGCAGCAGAAACGGACGTCTTTGGGTTTTAGCATATCAGTTCAGTCATAGAAACATTCACACCTGGCAGTGTTGTTTAACGGATTATAAACAAAAACTATAGGCTACATGTTTGCaacaaaataggcctacatgtcccaCTAAAAACAGCGGAACGCTTACTATAGGGCCTACTTAAATATCAATGCTGGTATTTTGATACAATGATCCTTTGAACAGGTTGCAtggtgtggaggtgtccctgtaGTCCCGCTAGTCGCTGTCCGACTTGTCCTCCCTGGAGGCCGAGGCGTGGTTATAAAGTCCCTGCGCCATCAGCTGAGCGCCCAGCGAGTTCTTATTCCCGGAGGCCTTCTTTATTTTTGCCCTTTTGTTTTGAAACCAGATTTTAATCTGGGATTCGTTCAGTCCAAGTTCTCCGGCCAGACTCTGCCTCCTCTGCTCGGTCAGGTATCTGTTGGTCTGGAACTCCGTCTTCAGCCTCTGCAGCTGCTCTGCCGTGAAGGCCGTCCTGGGCCGCTTGTCGTCCTTGCTCGGCGTCGCCGTGTTCTTTGGTTTCCGTGATCTGGGCCCTTGGGTCGTACCAAATAACATACAAATAACTTTAATGCTGGAGCTTTTTTCACCCAATCATTTTACCAAATTGGACAATTTAACCACATTTGACCAAATCACAACCAATATGAACTCGGACAGAAACGTTGACGTTATAGGCATAGTACTCGTTTATTTGTAGTAAGCTATAGAACAGAAGGAGCACACTTTGAAGTTACTTTAACCAAGCCTAACATTGTAGCGCCATGCCTAATGCGAAAGGGCCTTTTATCCAGGACCACATTTAAAGACCTTTAAAATAAGGACTATTgtgtggaggagtgtgggggaTGTGGTGTTGGCGGGAGGGATGGGGGTTTTCCGCTTATTCCTCTCCTTAGAAACTAAACTCACGTTTCATAAGCAAAAATAGAAACCTTGTGCTCACGCTTGATGAAAGAAATTAATGGTAGGCCTATTCCGtgttagatttatttttttgctttctACGTTAACATGAGTGGCCTAAGCACGTAATTAATTGTTCTGTTAATATTTGTGAATTAATAAAAGAATCACAAATATCTTTGGGAATTATCTGTTTTGCAAGAGCCATAGTTTtcggttttatatttatatttttcagaTTAGTTTAATTTCCACAGTGCTTTGATGCTCTTGTTGATGGTGAGGAACTCCTCGAGGGAGATCCATTGTGAGCTTTTCCTTCAACTTGAAGATGGAAGCTGAACGGTCGAGGCTTCTTCTGAGTTTGGGATGGATGGTCCAACCGTTCAATAGCAAACCCAAAGTGTGGCTACTATGATCATTTCGTTGATTAGGCCTAAACGCGTTTCAAGCTGTCAGTTGTCCATTATAATACCCTTAAACTACCGTTGGTCTTATCTTGCGTGTGCGATCATAAATAGTCCCAGTATGACGATAGGAGCCTCTTCTGAAGGGCTAACATAGTCTGTTCATTTAAATGAGCTATGCTATGTAGCCAATGTCTTCCGTGTAGCCCAGCAGGACACATAGGTCCACTTCATGGGCCTAGGTCAATGgctattgtttgttttttaaaacagACATATAATCAGGAAATGTGAGATTTTATTTCGATCACTCGACAACTTTTTAgtattatttataatttgtctTTTTCCTTATAGCTCATTTTAGCCCCGTTCCCATTGTTAAAAATATGCTAATTAAACATTAACAAAGAGCAGTGAGGAACAATGGCGTTAAACTTGATTTTAGTTCAACGTCCAACTCAAACATCTCGTTCTCCAAAACCCAAGGCGTCCTGCTTCAAATGTGGAAACCATTTGAAACTTTACATTAAGCGGAAGATTCCGGAAAACACCTTCGAATAACTCGGAGATTAACACTTATTCAAACTAAAAAAACACTTATTACAACTATCATAGATAAGTGATAGTTCATTTTCGGCCAAGGTATTGAAACCATTtgagtttattattattgtgtggATTAACGAATAGTTCTTATTATAACCTGATAGCCTAAGGGCTGTTGTCTTTCTATCGAACGAATTTTCAAGTAGGCCTCGGAAAATACGATGGAATAAAAtgtggaaatatatatattttaaggtTATAATTTATAGTCCACTTAGGCCTTCTAACGTGATATTGTTACGGCACGATTTGGAACGTTAACATGAACAAATAGGCCTAATATAGGTATCGACctgtgacacaatgatgtgttAACAATGAACAACAGGCATGAATATTGCGGCCGAATCAAACTCTTAACTTTGTCAGGCCTGCTACGTAATAACATGTTTTTCTCCATAGTCCTCCTAAACTAAACCAAAGCAGCAGATACTAGACGTACCTGATGAAGGACGATCTGAGTATCGGGTACAATAAACCCAGGCGGGCCACAGCATTGGTTTGGACGAGGACACGGAGCCGGCCTGGGAGCTGCTGTCGGAGTCCGAGCTGGGGCTGTGGTCTTCGCGGTCTCCCGGGGCGTCCCGGGGCGCGCAGTCCGAGCTGGGGCTGTggtctgggctgtggtcccCACTGTCCCCCGGGGCCAGGTCCAGAGGCGCGCCGACCGCTCTCTGGTCGCCTTTGTCGGGGCACGAGTTCCCCGAACATTGTCTCCCATCCTTACTCCCTCGGTCAGGTTGCTGTAGGGTGCCACTTTTCGACCCCTTTCCACTGAGATGTTCCTGTCTTAGTACTCCAATTCTATTTCCCTCTGTGTTGAAAGTCCAACATTTCCTTCTACGCCCAAATTCGGGTCTCAATATGTTGTCTATGTAGAAGTTGGTGATCGTGAAGGGCGGCTGGTGGCCAGGTGCCTGGCGGAGAGGCCGTAGGTCTCCGTC is a genomic window of Gadus morhua chromosome 8, gadMor3.0, whole genome shotgun sequence containing:
- the LOC115548320 gene encoding homeobox protein engrailed-1-B, which encodes MEENDVRNLERHEECEEESDGDLRPLRQAPGHQPPFTITNFYIDNILRPEFGRRRKCWTFNTEGNRIGVLRQEHLSGKGSKSGTLQQPDRGSKDGRQCSGNSCPDKGDQRAVGAPLDLAPGDSGDHSPDHSPSSDCAPRDAPGDREDHSPSSDSDSSSQAGSVSSSKPMLWPAWVYCTRYSDRPSSGPRSRKPKNTATPSKDDKRPRTAFTAEQLQRLKTEFQTNRYLTEQRRQSLAGELGLNESQIKIWFQNKRAKIKKASGNKNSLGAQLMAQGLYNHASASREDKSDSD